GGCACGCTGGCCAAGGCGGTCGCGGCGCTTGAAGCGCATCCGCTGCCGTCGCGCCTCGACGGGCCCGCGGTCGAGATGCTCGCCTATGCGGGGCCGGAAATGACGTTTCCGATGCGCCTCGTCATGGCGAACCTGTGGCTGTTCGGCGGCCTGGTGCGCGCCCGGCTCGAGGCTGCGCCCGCGACCGCCGCGGCGATTCGCACCACGACGGCCCCGACCATCTTCGAGGCGGGCACCAAGGAAAACGTGTTGCCGGGCGTCGCGCGGGCCGTCGTGAATTTCCGTATCATGCCGGGCGAGAGCGTGGACAGCGTACTGGCGCACGTACGCGACACCATCGCGGATGAACGGGTCGCCGTATCGGTCATCCCGCCGGCGAATGAGCCGTCGCCGGTGGCGTCGCTCGACACGCCTGCCTTCGAAGCGCTGAGCCAGAGCCTGCGTCAGGTCTTCCCGGAGGCGGTCGTGGCGCCGGGACTGTTGCTGGGCGGCACGGATACGCACCATTATGCCGCCGTGGCCGAGCATGCGTACCGGTTCATTCCGTTCCTGTTCCGCGAGGAGGACCTGGCGCGCCTGCACGGCACGGATGAACGGGTTTCGGCCGAAGCCTACGAAAAAGCGATACAATGTTACGCGCAAGTGATACGTAATGCCGCCGGATGATGGTATGGACATACAGGAACCCGCGCGGATGCGCACAGGGAAAGGACCTTGACAATGCGATTCTTGATTCCGTTGCTGTTGCTGACGATCCTGCTTTCTCCCATTGCTGGCAGCCAGACAGACCCCTACCTGCGGCTGCCGGTTCATGCCTATCTGGACAAGATGAAGGCGGGCTGGGTGGGACAGATGGCCGGAGTGGGCTGGGGCGGGCCGACCGAGTTCCGGTTCAACGGCGTCATCATGCCGGCGCCGGAGATGCCCGAGTGGCGTCCGGAGATGGTGAACCAGTTCATGCAGGACGACCTCTACGTCGAGATGACCTTCCTGCGCACGCTCGAGATGCACGGCCTGGACGCGCCGACGCGCCAGGCGGGCATCGATTTCGCCAACAGCGGCTACAAGCTCTGGCACGCGAACCGCGCCGGACGCGACAACCTGCGCAACGGCATCGCGCCGCCCGACTCGGGCCACCCGTCGTTCAACAGCCACGCGGACGACATCGACTACCAGATCGAGGCCGATTTTTCGGGTCTGATTGCGCCCGGGATGCCGAACACCGTCATCGAACTGGGCGAGAAATTCGGCAGGCTCATGAATTACGGCGACGGATTGTATGGCGGCCTGTTCGTCGGCGGCATGTACGCGGCGGCGTTCTTCGAGACCGACATCGAGGCGATCGTCCGGGCGGGCCTCGCCTGCATCCCCGAAGGCAGCCAGTATCACGCCTGCATCAGCGACGTGCTGCGCTGGCATCAGGAAGACCCGGAACACTGGGAGGCCACCTGGCAGCGCATCAGCGAGAAGTACCACCTGAACCGCGAATTCCGCAGGTTCTCCTGTTCCAAGCCGGACGACGCCTTCAACATCGACGCGAAGATCAACGGCGCCTACATCGTCATGGGCTTGCTCTACGGCAAGGGCGATATCGACCAGACGGTCATCATCGCCACGCGCTGCGGCCAGGATTCCGACTGCAATCCGTCGAACGCGGCGGGCGTGCTTTTCACCACGCTCGGTTTTTCGCAACTGCCCGGGCGGTTCACCGAGGCACTGGACCCCGAAGGCACGTTCAGCCACACCCCATACAATTTCCCGAAATTGATCGACGTGTGCGGGCAGTTGGCGCGACAGGCCGTCGTGCGCGCGGGCGGAACCATCGAGACAAACTTCGAAGGCGACGAAGAATTCGTCATTCCGCGCCGGGAACCGAGCCCGCCGCCGCTGGAACAATGCTGGGAGCCCCGCCCTCCGGCAGACAGCCGCTTCACGGACGCGCAGAAGGCGCGGATTAACCCGCCCAAGGAGAGCGACTGAGACGCGGTTGGCGCCGTCACTCGGTAAAGCGGAGCAGATGGTAACTCCGTTTTCCGGTTCGTATGACGGCCATATCGCCCGTCAGGCACGTTTCGCGCGTGACCTTGCTCTCTTCCGCGTCGACGCGTTCGTTGTTCAGGTAAAGTCCGCCGTTCTTGACCAGGCGACGGGCCTCGCCTTTGCTCTTGAAGACACCTGTTTCGACCAGCACATCGAGCAACAGCCTGTCGCCGCTCAAGACAGACCGGGGCAGCGTCGCACTGGGCACCTCGCTGAAGATGTCCTCGAGCGTCGCGGCGTCCAGCCCGCGCAGGTCGCCGCCGAACATGGCTTCGGATGCCTTGACGGCGTTCGCCAGCGCTTCCTCGCCGTGCACCAGGCGCGTGGCCTCCTCGGCGAGACGGCGCTGCGCCGCGCGCTTGTGAGGCTCTTCGGCCACGGCGCGGTCGAGCGCCGCGATCTCGTCCTTGCCCAGGAATGTGAAGAAGCAGAGCAAGCGCGGCGCGTCCGCGTCGGCCTGGTTGACCCAAAACTGGTAGAAGCGGTAGGGCGAAGTGCGACGGGAGTCGAGCCAGACGGCCCCGCTCTCGGTCTTGCCGAATTTCGTGCCGTCTGCCTTTGTAATCAGGGGGAAAGTCAGGCCGAATGTGTCCTTTCGAAGGAGGCGCCGGGTGAGGTCCATGCCCGCGACGATGTTACCCCACTGGTCGCTGCCGCCGATCTGGAGCCGGCAGTCATGGTGCTCGCACAGATACAGGAAATCATAGGCCTGCAGGAGGCTGTACGAGAATTCGGTGTAGGAAATGCCGTGCTCGCGGTCTTCGAGGCGCTGGCGCACCGATTCCTTGGCGAGCATGACGTTCACGCTGAAATGCTTGCCGATGTCGCGCAGGAAGTCGACTAACGGGAGTTCGCAGAGCCAGTCGGCGTTGTTACGCAGGATGGCGGCGTGCGCGCCTTCGAAATCGAGGAAGCGTTCGAGCTGGCGGCGGATGCCCGCCGCGTTCGCCTGCACCTGTTCCTTCGTGAGCAGGCTGCGCTCGTCCGTCTTGCCGCTGGGGTCGCCGATGAGCCCCGTGCCGCCGCCCACAAGCGCGATGGGATTGTGTCCCGCCCGCTGGAACCGGGCGAGGCCAAGCGCCGGCAGCAGGTGCCCGATGTGCAGGCTGTCCGCCGTCGGGTCGAATCCGCAGTAGAGGGATATCGGCCCTTGTTCGAGTTCCTCGGCCAGATGTTCGTGGGTCACCTGATTGATGATGCCCCGCCAGCTCAGGTCTTCAAAGAGAGTCATGGGTCCCACTCCGTGCGCCACGCCGACACGCTTCCCGCTACAGTGACCGAAGTTATGCTTATCGCGCGGGCGGGATGAACGGCGCCTGAAACGGGGGTACTTTAACAGAGGTCTGCAAACGTGCGCAAAAGGCCCGCATGGGCATGTGCGTGCCGGCCCGCATTTCCACAAGGGCTGGTCTCGATGGGCATTCGCAGTTTTGACAGGGCGGAATTCCTATGCTAGAGTACACTCCCGATTCGGTTAGTCAGGGGAGGGCGTACGAACGCTTGGTCCGGTCGTGGCTCTCTGAAGACATGTAAAACGTGTATAGGAATGAGTAAGGAGAAGTAACATGGCGGGTTCGGTTGCTGAATTCTTCGCGGAAGTGCCCAACAAGGTAAATAAGGACAAAATCGCCGGGATGGAGAAGATCTTCCAGTTTAATATCACCGGCGAAGGTGGCGGCGAATGGAACGTCACTATCGCGAACGGCGGGGCCGCGGTTGCTCAGGGCAAGGCGGAAGCGCCCAATATTACCTTGACGGCTTCCGCGGAAGACTGGATGAACATTGCCACCGGCAAGTTGAACGGTCAGACGGCCTTCCTCACGGGCAAGCTGAAAATCCAGGGCGACATGACGCTGGCTATGAAGCTCGCCACGGTGTTCTCGTTCAGTTGATGCGATCTTTCCGGGGGCGGCCCGCGCGGCCGTCCCCGAGTTCTGTCTTGCGCGCCGTGCACGCCGCGGCGCGTGTATTCGTGATTGTGCTGCTGGCAGGTTGCGGCGGCTCTTCCGCGCCGCTGGCCGCCGGTGAACGCAGACTTGCGCTGCAGACGGAGGACGGGCTGCAGGTGGCGGCCACGCTGTATCCGGTGCCTGCGGCGCAGCCGCCCGGTTTGATCCTTGCGCACCGTTATGGTGCGGATGCCGTTTCTTGGCGTTCCTTTGCCCTCGCCGCGCAACAGGAGGGGTATCAGGTCATCGCAGTGGATCTGCGGGGCCATGGGAGCAGCACCCAGCGGGGAGAAGGGCGCCTGGACTATCGCGATGTTTCCGGCGTGGAATGGCTTGCGGCCGTGGCTGACCTGCGTGCGGCCAGGGACGCCCTGCTCGCCGCAGGCACAGACCCGGAGAACCTCGCCGTGCTCGGCGAGGGGCTGGGCGCCAATCTTGCCCTGCGGTATATGCGCATAGATCCGGTTATACAAGCGGCCGTGATGGTCTCGCCGGTATTGGACGAGTACGGTTTTGACAGCGAGGCGGATGTGCGCGCGCTGCGGGCGCGGCCTGTGCTGCTGGTCGCGGCGGAGAACGACGGCCCGGCCGCTGGGGCCGCGACGGCTCTGAAACAGACCGCGCCGGGGTTTTCCGAACTGCGGTTATATCCCGGCGCCGCCAGCGGCACGGATGTCCTGGCCGCGTCCGAGGCGGCGCAGGTCCAGGTGCTGGGCTGGTTGCAGGCCATCATCGGCAAGCGCCTGGCCGCGGGCGCCGGAACACCCGGAAGTTGACAGGCCCCGTTGTGGGGCATAGAATAGAGCCATGGCGCACGTTTGGGGCTG
The DNA window shown above is from Candidatus Hydrogenedentota bacterium and carries:
- a CDS encoding ADP-ribosylglycohydrolase family protein, producing MRFLIPLLLLTILLSPIAGSQTDPYLRLPVHAYLDKMKAGWVGQMAGVGWGGPTEFRFNGVIMPAPEMPEWRPEMVNQFMQDDLYVEMTFLRTLEMHGLDAPTRQAGIDFANSGYKLWHANRAGRDNLRNGIAPPDSGHPSFNSHADDIDYQIEADFSGLIAPGMPNTVIELGEKFGRLMNYGDGLYGGLFVGGMYAAAFFETDIEAIVRAGLACIPEGSQYHACISDVLRWHQEDPEHWEATWQRISEKYHLNREFRRFSCSKPDDAFNIDAKINGAYIVMGLLYGKGDIDQTVIIATRCGQDSDCNPSNAAGVLFTTLGFSQLPGRFTEALDPEGTFSHTPYNFPKLIDVCGQLARQAVVRAGGTIETNFEGDEEFVIPRREPSPPPLEQCWEPRPPADSRFTDAQKARINPPKESD
- a CDS encoding tyrosine--tRNA ligase, with product MTLFEDLSWRGIINQVTHEHLAEELEQGPISLYCGFDPTADSLHIGHLLPALGLARFQRAGHNPIALVGGGTGLIGDPSGKTDERSLLTKEQVQANAAGIRRQLERFLDFEGAHAAILRNNADWLCELPLVDFLRDIGKHFSVNVMLAKESVRQRLEDREHGISYTEFSYSLLQAYDFLYLCEHHDCRLQIGGSDQWGNIVAGMDLTRRLLRKDTFGLTFPLITKADGTKFGKTESGAVWLDSRRTSPYRFYQFWVNQADADAPRLLCFFTFLGKDEIAALDRAVAEEPHKRAAQRRLAEEATRLVHGEEALANAVKASEAMFGGDLRGLDAATLEDIFSEVPSATLPRSVLSGDRLLLDVLVETGVFKSKGEARRLVKNGGLYLNNERVDAEESKVTRETCLTGDMAVIRTGKRSYHLLRFTE
- a CDS encoding SCP2 sterol-binding domain-containing protein, producing the protein MAGSVAEFFAEVPNKVNKDKIAGMEKIFQFNITGEGGGEWNVTIANGGAAVAQGKAEAPNITLTASAEDWMNIATGKLNGQTAFLTGKLKIQGDMTLAMKLATVFSFS
- a CDS encoding alpha/beta fold hydrolase, with product MRAVHAAARVFVIVLLAGCGGSSAPLAAGERRLALQTEDGLQVAATLYPVPAAQPPGLILAHRYGADAVSWRSFALAAQQEGYQVIAVDLRGHGSSTQRGEGRLDYRDVSGVEWLAAVADLRAARDALLAAGTDPENLAVLGEGLGANLALRYMRIDPVIQAAVMVSPVLDEYGFDSEADVRALRARPVLLVAAENDGPAAGAATALKQTAPGFSELRLYPGAASGTDVLAASEAAQVQVLGWLQAIIGKRLAAGAGTPGS